Proteins co-encoded in one Inmirania thermothiophila genomic window:
- a CDS encoding energy transducer TonB, with protein MNARRHTPPVRPEDRLGLMVFLAAALHAVVILGVTFDREPPARRPPLERLEITLVHERSERPPEDAEYLAQAAQDGGGRAEARRRPRAPAATPLEVPRPGPAPQATPAEAPPPAPPQRPLMTVERAPDARPPAPRAQPEPAPQPDAARLLRQAREMAALAAEIGLTREAFARKPRQKFISARTREYKYAAYEEAWRRKVERIGNLNYPEEARRRGLTGSLMLDVALRPDGTVQEIRLLHSSGEPILDQAAERIVRLAAPFAPFPPEIRRETDILHIVRTWRFESDNRLRSDR; from the coding sequence ATGAACGCGCGCCGCCACACCCCCCCGGTGCGCCCCGAGGACCGCCTCGGTCTCATGGTCTTTCTCGCCGCCGCCCTGCACGCGGTGGTGATCCTCGGCGTCACCTTCGACCGCGAGCCCCCCGCCCGCCGCCCGCCGCTGGAGCGGCTCGAGATCACGCTGGTGCACGAGCGCAGCGAGCGCCCTCCCGAGGACGCCGAGTACCTGGCGCAGGCGGCCCAGGACGGGGGTGGGCGCGCCGAGGCGCGGCGCCGCCCGCGGGCCCCTGCGGCCACCCCGCTGGAGGTGCCGCGGCCGGGGCCGGCGCCGCAGGCGACACCGGCCGAGGCGCCGCCGCCGGCGCCGCCGCAGCGGCCGCTCATGACCGTCGAGCGGGCCCCCGACGCGCGCCCCCCGGCCCCGCGGGCGCAGCCTGAGCCCGCGCCGCAGCCCGACGCCGCACGCCTCCTGCGCCAGGCCCGCGAGATGGCGGCGCTCGCGGCCGAGATCGGCCTCACCCGCGAGGCCTTCGCGCGCAAGCCACGCCAGAAGTTCATCTCCGCCCGCACCCGCGAGTACAAGTACGCCGCCTACGAGGAGGCGTGGCGCCGCAAGGTGGAGCGCATCGGCAACCTCAACTACCCCGAGGAGGCGCGCCGCCGGGGCCTGACCGGCAGCCTCATGCTGGACGTCGCCCTGCGCCCCGACGGCACGGTGCAAGAGATCCGCCTCCTGCACTCCTCCGGCGAGCCCATCCTGGACCAGGCCGCCGAGCGCATCGTGCGCCTCGCCGCGCCCTTCGCCCCCTTCCCGCCGGAGATCCGCCGCGAGACCGACATCCTCCACATCGTCCGCACCTGGCGCTTCGAGAGCGACAACCGCCTGCGCAGCGACCGCTGA
- the plsY gene encoding glycerol-3-phosphate 1-O-acyltransferase PlsY: protein METAAWILAGYLLGSLSSAIVVCRALGLPDPRTQGSRNPGATNVLRIGGRRAAALTLAGDMLKGLVPVAAARLAGLDPFAASLVGLAAFLGHLYPVFFGFQGGKGVATLLGVLLGLHPLAGLLTVGTWLATAALWRISSLSALVASALAPLYTLWATGAPRAAGTVAVMTVLLYWRHRSNIRNLMAGREEPIRGPDR, encoded by the coding sequence ATGGAGACGGCCGCCTGGATCCTCGCCGGCTATCTGCTGGGCTCGCTCTCGAGCGCCATCGTCGTCTGCCGCGCCCTCGGCCTGCCCGATCCGCGCACCCAGGGCTCGCGCAACCCCGGCGCCACCAACGTCCTGCGCATCGGCGGGCGGCGCGCGGCGGCGCTGACGCTCGCCGGGGACATGCTCAAGGGGCTCGTCCCGGTGGCGGCGGCCCGGCTCGCGGGCCTCGACCCCTTCGCGGCCTCGCTGGTGGGCCTCGCCGCCTTTCTCGGCCACCTCTACCCGGTCTTCTTCGGCTTCCAGGGCGGCAAGGGGGTGGCGACGCTGCTCGGCGTCCTGCTCGGGCTGCACCCGCTCGCGGGCCTGCTCACGGTGGGGACCTGGCTCGCCACCGCCGCCCTCTGGCGCATCTCCTCGCTGTCGGCGCTGGTGGCCTCGGCGCTGGCCCCCCTCTACACGCTGTGGGCGACGGGGGCGCCGCGCGCCGCGGGCACGGTCGCGGTCATGACCGTGCTCCTCTACTGGCGGCACCGCAGCAACATCCGCAACCTCATGGCCGGGCGCGAGGAGCCGATCCGCGGCCCCGACCGCTGA
- the tsaD gene encoding tRNA (adenosine(37)-N6)-threonylcarbamoyltransferase complex transferase subunit TsaD: MDAKRAFRCLGIETSCDETGVAVYELGRGLLAQALHSQAAVHARYGGVVPELASRDHVRRLPALVRQALAEAGLSPSGLDGVAYTAGPGLIGALLVGAAFGRALAWSLGVPAVAVHHLEGHLLAPLLEPDPPAFPFVALLVSGGHTQLLAVAGVGRYRLLGESRDDAAGEAFDKTAKLLGLGYPGGPALAALADRGRPGRFRFPRPMTDRPGLDFSFSGLKTHALYTLREAGGDEQTRADIACAFQEAVVETLVIKCRRALRATGFRRLVVAGGVGANRALREALDALARAEGVRVHYPRPAFCTDNGAMIALAGCLRLAAGEAAGLEVEARPRWPVEALAPPGG, translated from the coding sequence GTGGATGCAAAGCGCGCGTTTCGCTGCCTCGGCATCGAGACCTCCTGCGACGAGACCGGGGTCGCGGTCTACGAGCTCGGCCGGGGCCTGCTCGCGCAGGCCCTGCACAGTCAGGCGGCGGTGCACGCCCGCTACGGCGGGGTGGTGCCGGAGCTCGCCTCGCGCGATCACGTCCGGAGGCTGCCCGCGCTGGTGCGCCAGGCGCTGGCCGAGGCGGGGCTGTCCCCTTCGGGGCTGGACGGGGTCGCCTACACCGCGGGGCCGGGCCTCATCGGGGCGCTCCTGGTGGGGGCCGCCTTCGGCCGCGCCCTCGCCTGGTCCCTGGGGGTGCCCGCGGTGGCGGTGCACCATCTGGAGGGCCACCTGCTCGCCCCCCTGCTCGAGCCCGATCCGCCCGCCTTCCCCTTCGTCGCGCTGCTGGTCTCGGGCGGGCACACGCAGCTGCTCGCGGTGGCCGGCGTGGGCCGCTACCGGCTCCTCGGGGAGAGCCGCGACGACGCCGCCGGCGAGGCCTTCGACAAGACCGCGAAGCTGCTGGGGCTGGGCTACCCCGGGGGGCCGGCGCTCGCCGCGCTCGCCGACCGCGGCCGCCCGGGGCGCTTCCGCTTCCCGCGGCCGATGACGGACCGGCCCGGGCTCGACTTCAGCTTCAGCGGCCTCAAGACCCACGCCCTCTACACCCTGCGCGAGGCCGGCGGGGACGAGCAGACCCGGGCCGACATCGCCTGCGCCTTCCAGGAGGCGGTGGTGGAGACGCTGGTGATCAAGTGCCGGCGGGCGCTGCGCGCGACCGGCTTCCGCCGCCTCGTGGTGGCGGGCGGGGTGGGGGCCAACCGCGCCCTGCGCGAGGCCCTCGACGCCCTCGCGCGGGCCGAGGGGGTGCGCGTCCACTATCCGCGGCCGGCCTTCTGCACCGACAACGGGGCGATGATCGCCCTCGCCGGCTGCCTGCGCCTGGCCGCGGGCGAGGCCGCGGGCCTGGAGGTGGAGGCGCGCCCGCGCTGGCCGGTGGAGGCGCTGGCCCCGCCCGGCGGGTGA
- the rpsU gene encoding 30S ribosomal protein S21 — protein MPTVRVKENEPFDVALRRFKRACEKAGILTELRRREYYEKPTEARKRKRAAAIKRYLKKLAREQKRLERLY, from the coding sequence ATGCCGACGGTACGCGTGAAAGAGAACGAGCCCTTCGACGTTGCGCTTCGCCGCTTCAAGCGGGCCTGCGAGAAGGCGGGCATCCTCACCGAGCTGCGCCGCCGCGAGTACTACGAGAAGCCCACCGAGGCGCGCAAGCGCAAGCGTGCCGCGGCCATCAAGCGCTACCTCAAGAAGCTTGCGCGCGAGCAGAAGCGGCTCGAGCGCCTGTACTGA
- a CDS encoding GatB/YqeY domain-containing protein: protein MSASAVRARIEHDMKAALKGGDKRRLGALRLMLAAIQQREIDARTRLDDAGVMAVLDKMAKQRRDAEAQYREAGREDLAEQERFELAVIADYLPEPLSGEALDRLVEAAVAEAGAASMRDMGRVMALLRPQVQGRADMGEVSARVKARLGG, encoded by the coding sequence ATGAGCGCCTCGGCCGTCCGCGCCCGCATCGAGCACGACATGAAGGCCGCCCTCAAGGGCGGCGACAAGCGCCGCCTCGGGGCGTTGCGGCTGATGCTGGCGGCGATCCAGCAGCGCGAGATCGACGCCCGCACGCGCCTCGACGACGCGGGGGTGATGGCGGTGCTGGACAAGATGGCCAAGCAGCGCCGCGACGCCGAGGCGCAGTACCGGGAGGCCGGGCGCGAGGACCTCGCCGAGCAGGAGCGGTTCGAGCTCGCGGTCATCGCCGATTACCTGCCGGAGCCGCTCTCGGGCGAGGCGCTCGATCGCCTGGTGGAGGCCGCGGTGGCCGAGGCCGGGGCCGCCTCCATGCGCGACATGGGCCGGGTGATGGCGCTGCTGCGCCCGCAGGTGCAGGGTCGCGCCGACATGGGCGAGGTCAGCGCGCGGGTCAAGGCGCGCCTCGGCGGCTGA
- the dnaG gene encoding DNA primase — protein MGGRIPRSFIRELLDRVDIVDVIQDHVPLRKAGRDYTARCPFHEERTPSFTVSPAKQFFHCFGCGAHGNAIDFLMRHQRLEFPEAVEQLAARAGLEVPREGGRAPRRDAGLEALRDLLEEVSAHYRRQLREHPAAPRAVAYLRGRGLDGAVAARFGLGYAPPGWDGLLRAFAGREALLVRAGLVVEREDGRRHDRFRDRIMFPIRDVRGRVVGFGGRALGEATPKYLNSPETPLFHKGRLLYGLHEALAAEARPPRLLVVEGYMDVIALAQAGLPWAVATLGTATTAEHLAALFRHTREVVFCFDGDAAGRRAAWHALETALPFLEGDREVRFLVLPAGEDPDTLVRREGRERFEARVVHATPLSRHLLDGLARGLDLAAIEGRARLAAAARPLLRRIPPGFYRDLLAAELARRTGLALEDEEAAPAPPRPRGIADPRRRPVRLAIALLLEQPALARDAPDPAPWRALDLPGIGLLCELVELLRADPHLTTGAVLEHFRGREEAEILARIAAWEHGVPAAGARAELEAVLARLEAQARSARQRLLTERYERGEATPAEVAELRALLTGAGRRDETS, from the coding sequence ATGGGCGGGCGCATCCCCCGCAGCTTCATCCGGGAACTGCTCGATCGCGTCGACATCGTCGACGTGATCCAGGACCACGTGCCGCTGCGCAAGGCCGGCCGCGACTACACCGCCCGCTGCCCCTTCCACGAGGAGCGCACCCCCTCCTTCACCGTGAGCCCCGCCAAGCAGTTCTTCCACTGCTTCGGCTGCGGCGCCCACGGTAACGCCATCGACTTCCTCATGCGCCACCAGCGCCTGGAGTTCCCGGAGGCGGTGGAGCAGCTCGCCGCCCGCGCCGGCCTCGAGGTGCCCCGCGAGGGCGGGCGGGCACCGCGCCGGGACGCCGGCCTCGAGGCGCTGCGGGACCTGCTCGAGGAGGTGAGCGCCCACTACCGGCGCCAGCTCCGCGAGCACCCGGCGGCGCCGCGGGCGGTGGCCTACCTGCGCGGGCGCGGGCTCGACGGCGCCGTCGCCGCCCGCTTCGGCCTCGGCTACGCCCCGCCGGGATGGGACGGGCTGCTGCGCGCCTTCGCCGGCCGGGAGGCGCTCCTCGTGCGCGCGGGGCTCGTGGTGGAGCGCGAGGACGGGCGCCGCCACGACCGCTTCCGCGACCGCATCATGTTTCCCATCCGCGACGTGCGCGGCCGCGTCGTCGGCTTCGGCGGCCGCGCCCTCGGCGAGGCCACGCCCAAGTACCTCAACAGCCCCGAGACCCCGCTCTTCCACAAGGGCAGGCTGCTCTACGGCCTGCACGAGGCCCTCGCCGCCGAGGCCCGCCCGCCGCGGCTGCTGGTGGTGGAGGGCTACATGGACGTCATCGCCCTCGCCCAGGCCGGACTGCCGTGGGCGGTGGCCACCCTCGGCACCGCCACCACCGCCGAGCACCTGGCGGCCCTCTTCCGCCACACGCGGGAGGTGGTCTTCTGCTTCGACGGCGATGCCGCCGGCCGGCGCGCCGCCTGGCACGCCCTCGAGACCGCGCTGCCCTTCCTCGAGGGCGACCGGGAGGTCCGCTTCCTGGTCCTGCCCGCTGGCGAGGATCCCGACACCCTCGTGCGGCGCGAGGGCCGCGAGCGCTTCGAGGCACGGGTGGTGCACGCGACCCCCCTCTCCCGCCACCTCCTCGACGGCCTCGCCCGCGGCCTCGACCTCGCCGCCATCGAGGGGCGCGCGCGCCTGGCCGCCGCCGCCCGCCCCCTGCTGCGGCGCATCCCGCCGGGCTTCTACCGCGACCTGCTCGCGGCGGAGCTGGCGCGCCGCACCGGCCTTGCGCTCGAGGACGAGGAGGCGGCGCCGGCGCCGCCGCGGCCCCGCGGCATCGCCGACCCGCGCCGCCGCCCGGTGCGCCTCGCCATCGCGCTCCTCCTCGAGCAGCCGGCCCTGGCCCGCGATGCGCCCGATCCCGCGCCCTGGCGGGCCCTCGACCTGCCGGGCATCGGCCTGCTCTGCGAGCTCGTTGAACTCCTGCGCGCCGACCCCCATCTAACCACCGGCGCCGTCCTGGAGCATTTCCGCGGGCGCGAGGAGGCCGAGATCCTGGCCCGCATCGCGGCATGGGAACACGGCGTCCCGGCGGCGGGGGCGCGCGCCGAACTGGAGGCCGTCCTCGCCCGCCTCGAGGCGCAGGCGCGCAGCGCCCGCCAGCGCCTGCTCACGGAACGCTACGAGCGCGGCGAGGCCACCCCGGCGGAGGTGGCGGAGCTGCGCGCACTCCTCACCGGAGCGGGCCGGCGCGACGAAACTTCGTGA
- the rpoD gene encoding RNA polymerase sigma factor RpoD, translating to MDREEQKSELKRLIARGKEQGYLTFAEVNDHLPEDIVDPEQIEDIIGMINDMGIEVHETPPDPDALILSDAVTDEEAAEEAAATLASVDAEFGRTTDPVRMYMREMGSVELLTREGEIEIAKRIDEGLRQVRQALADYPGSSALLLADYERVERGEMRLNELIAGFIRPEDESDEIAEPVRPGECEAADDDGDEESAEEAEAPAPNGPDPDEARQRFARLRELYERVVAAHRRARGKRIAAGKAQEELAACFMEFKLAPAELDRLVANLRGVVERIREHERQIMRLVVNEAGMPRKDFIAEFPANATNAEWLDKLVRAKRKYSSGIRARREEIEKLQARLAAIEAEAGMPIAEIKEINRRMSIGEAKARRAKKEMVEANLRLVISIAKKYTNRGLQFLDLIQEGNIGLMKAVDKFEYRRGYKFSTYATWWIRQAITRSIADQARTIRIPVHMIETINKLNRVARQMLQEMGREPTPEELAERMDMPEDKVRKVLKIAKEPISMETPIGDDEDSHLGDFIEDTSVPSPLEVATIESLREATRSVLATLTPREAKVLRMRFGIDMNTDHTLEEVGKQFDVTRERIRQIEAKALRKLRHPARSEPLRSFLDAD from the coding sequence ATGGACCGGGAAGAGCAGAAGAGCGAGCTCAAGCGGCTGATCGCCCGCGGCAAGGAGCAGGGCTACCTGACCTTTGCCGAGGTCAACGACCATCTGCCCGAGGACATCGTCGACCCGGAGCAGATCGAGGACATCATCGGGATGATCAACGACATGGGGATCGAGGTCCACGAGACCCCGCCCGATCCCGACGCGTTGATCCTCTCCGATGCGGTCACCGACGAGGAGGCGGCGGAGGAGGCGGCGGCGACGCTCGCCAGCGTCGATGCCGAGTTCGGCCGCACCACCGATCCGGTGCGGATGTACATGCGCGAGATGGGTTCGGTGGAGCTGCTCACGCGTGAGGGCGAGATCGAGATCGCCAAGCGCATCGACGAGGGGCTGCGCCAGGTCCGCCAGGCCCTCGCCGACTACCCGGGGTCGAGCGCGCTGCTGCTCGCCGACTACGAGCGGGTGGAGCGTGGCGAGATGCGCCTCAACGAGCTCATCGCGGGCTTCATCCGCCCCGAGGACGAGAGCGACGAGATCGCGGAGCCGGTGCGTCCCGGCGAGTGCGAGGCCGCGGACGACGACGGGGACGAGGAGTCTGCCGAGGAGGCGGAGGCACCCGCCCCGAACGGACCCGATCCCGACGAGGCCCGCCAGCGCTTCGCGCGCCTGCGCGAGCTCTACGAGCGGGTGGTCGCCGCCCACCGGCGCGCCCGGGGCAAGCGCATCGCCGCGGGCAAGGCGCAGGAGGAGCTCGCCGCCTGCTTCATGGAGTTCAAGCTTGCGCCCGCCGAGCTCGACCGCCTGGTCGCCAACCTGCGCGGCGTCGTCGAGCGCATCCGCGAGCACGAGCGGCAGATCATGCGCCTGGTGGTGAACGAGGCCGGCATGCCGCGCAAGGACTTCATCGCGGAGTTCCCCGCCAACGCCACCAACGCGGAATGGCTGGACAAGCTCGTCCGCGCCAAGCGCAAGTATTCCTCCGGGATCCGCGCCCGGCGCGAGGAGATCGAGAAGCTGCAGGCGCGCCTCGCCGCCATCGAGGCCGAGGCCGGCATGCCCATCGCCGAGATCAAGGAGATCAACCGCCGCATGTCCATCGGCGAGGCCAAGGCGCGGCGGGCCAAGAAGGAGATGGTGGAGGCGAACCTGCGCCTCGTGATCTCCATCGCCAAGAAGTACACCAACCGCGGGCTGCAGTTCCTGGACCTGATCCAGGAGGGCAACATCGGCCTCATGAAAGCGGTGGACAAGTTCGAGTACCGCCGCGGCTACAAGTTCTCCACCTACGCCACGTGGTGGATCCGCCAGGCCATCACGCGCTCCATCGCCGACCAGGCGCGCACCATCCGCATCCCGGTGCACATGATCGAGACCATCAACAAGCTCAACCGGGTGGCGCGCCAGATGCTCCAGGAGATGGGCCGCGAGCCCACCCCGGAGGAGCTGGCCGAGCGCATGGACATGCCCGAGGACAAGGTGCGCAAGGTGCTCAAGATCGCCAAGGAGCCGATCTCCATGGAGACGCCCATCGGCGACGACGAGGACTCGCACCTCGGCGACTTCATCGAGGACACCTCGGTGCCCTCGCCGCTGGAGGTGGCCACCATCGAGAGCCTGCGCGAGGCCACCCGCAGCGTGCTGGCCACGCTCACGCCGCGCGAGGCCAAGGTGCTGCGCATGCGCTTCGGCATCGACATGAACACCGACCACACCCTCGAGGAGGTCGGAAAGCAGTTCGACGTCACCCGCGAGCGCATCCGCCAGATCGAGGCCAAGGCCCTGCGCAAGCTGCGGCATCCGGCGCGCTCGGAGCCCCTGCGCAGCTTCCTCGACGCCGACTGA